The Brachyhypopomus gauderio isolate BG-103 chromosome 1, BGAUD_0.2, whole genome shotgun sequence genome includes the window cacaacaacacattAATTTGAGATTCAGTGTTTGATTCTAGCCTCAGTTTGCTAATATGTGTAACAGTTTTGTTACTGTCACTACACAGTAGTTCCCCTCAGagctgtgtgtttgcatttaGTGGGTAAATACTGAAATTAATGACCAGTAAGCAAAAGAGCATTGGGTTGCTGCTCAGAGTACAGCATATACTTCATTTTGGAGAATGAGTATTGCTCTTACTAcaaggaaaaagaaaattgaCTTTTATTTACCTGCAATGGTATTTTGTGTTAGAGAAATAAGTTATCCATAAATGAGTCCTAAAATGAAAAAGTATTTGTCTGTTATTAAATTTCCTCTATGATTCTATTAGCTCCTCTGCAAATTCAGGAGCCCACCTCAGAAATGGAGACTAGATCATCTTGCCATGGAGGCCAGTCTcagaaaaaagaacaaagaagaTCAAAATCACCTTTTGTTCAGCAGTCTACAGAAGCAACATGCTCTGTACAGCAGACTCCAtcaacacagaaaaaacacGTCCCATACCCAATGCCAGAAGCAAGTAAGTGGATAGCTGACTTTGCATTTTTGTAAAATGCAAAAAATGTTAAATTAAGtactattttaaaaataaaatgtaaaaataatactccagtaaagtacagatacagcattttagtacttaagtacagtagcaaAGTAGTTCTACTTTGTTACTATACATCTCTGCTGAGCACTGAATGGCAGCACAAGACTGTGCCTTGATAATATTTCTAATTTTGATCAATTTTTTTTCAATGCATTAGAATTTCAGAGAAAAGTCATGGAGCTGCTTGTTGATATCCGTGAGGAAGTCCGCAATTTGAAGACACAGTCTGGAGTTGCACAAAGGTGCGAAGACTCAAAGATTCCTGCACAGGCTTCAACACTTGAGGCCCTAAACCTCCTTGAGAAATCTCTTGAATCCCTTGAGGAAAAGCAGAAACTGGTAAGACCATACTTACTGtagtgtaaataaataaatgtaaataaatattataatcagtggcggacttagcaatttgggggcccatcaacattaatatgcgagaaataagttagctaatcagggggcccctacagtgggctgcagtgggaggggcccaaggcaattgcctagccacgcctctatgcaaagaccgcctctgattATAATGATTATTTCTATTGTTCATTGTTTGTCACTGTGTGTTAATGGGGATATACTATTTTTGATTTTTATTCCTCTAATTTCAGATTAATGGCTTGTCCAAGGTGGGAGGAGTACACTTGAAAGACAATGTGAAGAGGGTTATGGAGAAGTAAGCTTTTATTTCATTGTCAATTAAATGTCAGTTACAGTACATAACAAAACCTGTTGACTTTTGATGACATTCACCATTTTGATTGTTAAATGCTGCCTTTTTCTGTCCATAGGTTGATGACAAATGAGGTCATGGCCAATTTCAACATGAAGGGGGGGAAAGGCAAACATGCCTTTACCAAGCTTCGTCTCTTCACTGTTGTCACAGGTGAAAAGCATATATCCTTTTCTTAGTATAAACATGCGGATACTAGAAAAACCCGATTACATTCTTTGTTATCTTGAAAAAAGGAAGCTGCTGGCATTCACATAATTATGCCTAAATTTAGCCAGCTGGACTAAGAATTAGTTTTAATTAATACATTAGAATGTATTAAATGTGAATGGCCACCAACAACGTCTACAACTTGGTGATTTACTGCTTACTGTATTCTGTATTACTCAAAGATTTACAAATGCAATTCATTCTTACAGAAAGTGTCCAGAGGACCACGGATGCAACGGAGGCAAACATTGCAGCGGCTGTGTCCTTTTGTTTAAAGTATGCCCCAGATAGAGTGGGTGGAGgcggcagaaaaaaaaaaacttaaaggACTATTTTGAAAGACTGCTGTGGAGTTTGTGTAATTTCTGTTGGTGGTGGAGTTCTGATAGTTAT containing:
- the LOC143526093 gene encoding uncharacterized protein LOC143526093, which produces MAWVRAVWQEKKRQEEGTVPDSWVDTQNMLLYWPNAANATRYRNDRRKPSDGWRKFPLLKEKMRSDDFNECDNCDFTSSAEVEESPEAKRRRKTKTFEDCLTDDASDSEVEFDDVYQGNGQHPKSNKELELPTPPRKLEPLQERKSTLYSKKANSSSSSSSSGSPFTPIRRKQTSSEQGSPSSSPHLRSRDSSAPLQIQEPTSEMETRSSCHGGQSQKKEQRRSKSPFVQQSTEATCSVQQTPSTQKKHVPYPMPEAKFQRKVMELLVDIREEVRNLKTQSGVAQRCEDSKIPAQASTLEALNLLEKSLESLEEKQKLINGLSKVGGVHLKDNVKRVMEKLMTNEVMANFNMKGGKGKHAFTKLRLFTVVTESVQRTTDATEANIAAAVSFCLKYAPDRVGGGGRKKKT